Proteins encoded together in one Dehalococcoidia bacterium window:
- a CDS encoding cytidylate kinase-like family protein: RTMGAGGEQVALQVALDLGYRYVDDEIVIGAARAAGVSPEAIEGIEHADLGPLMRELERLAGPARGSERREFAAGSVEPYGRLVQRVIEDVANQGRAVIVAHGAGLHLVGRLDTLRVLITGSVEGRAGRLADRGQMPPDEARRAVLEADGQRNAFLKRFYGIEREAPERYDMVVNTDIVMLPWAARAIAEVVRAS; this comes from the coding sequence AGGACCATGGGCGCCGGAGGCGAGCAAGTAGCGCTCCAGGTGGCGCTGGACCTGGGCTACCGCTACGTAGACGACGAGATCGTCATCGGCGCGGCGCGCGCGGCCGGCGTCTCCCCCGAGGCGATCGAGGGCATCGAGCACGCCGACCTCGGCCCGCTGATGCGGGAGTTGGAGCGACTGGCCGGGCCGGCGAGAGGGTCGGAGCGCCGCGAGTTCGCTGCCGGTTCGGTCGAGCCCTACGGCCGCCTCGTCCAGCGCGTGATCGAGGACGTGGCGAACCAGGGGCGCGCGGTCATCGTGGCGCATGGGGCCGGGCTGCACCTGGTTGGCCGCCTCGACACCCTGCGTGTACTCATAACCGGCTCCGTCGAAGGGCGGGCCGGCCGCCTGGCCGACCGTGGGCAGATGCCGCCGGACGAGGCGAGGAGAGCTGTCCTCGAGGCCGATGGGCAGCGAAACGCGTTCCTGAAGCGCTTCTACGGCATCGAGCGAGAGGCGCCGGAGCGGTACGACATGGTGGTGAACACCGACATCGTCATGTTGCCGTGGGCGGCGCGCGCGATCGCCGAAGTCGTCCGGGCGAGCTAG
- a CDS encoding ketol-acid reductoisomerase: protein MPVKPSNLTFTSKVFPVETVRIGDREEQIVRGGRHLFPLLPKAFEGVRQIGVIGWGSQGPAQSQNLRDSLEGTGIRVKVGLRDGSESLVHAREAGFTEDTGTLGEMFDVIRESDMVLLLISDAAQAEQYKQIFAALKPGATLGLSHGFLLGHMKNVGDTWPSTVNVIGVCPKGMGPSVRRLYLQGKDVNGAGINASFAVEQDIDGRATDLALGWSVALGSPYTFMTTLESEYKSDIFGERGILLGAVHGIIESLYQRYTSQGMSKEDAFLHSAEAITGPISRIISKQGIMGVYEAIGADGRPAFEQAYAATYPTAKELLEEIYDEVSSGNEIRSVILAGERLKRHPMGKIDRTETWRVGERVRAKRDEANLPLDPFTAGVYIATMMAQVDTLLENGHPYSEIANESVIECVDSLNPYMHARGVAYMVDNCSTTARLGSRKWAPRFDYLITEQAYVRIEDKEPLDRSLLESFKQHPIHEVLAVAAAMRPSVDIFVE from the coding sequence ATGCCCGTCAAACCTTCCAATCTCACCTTTACCTCGAAGGTCTTCCCGGTGGAAACCGTGCGCATCGGCGACCGCGAGGAGCAGATCGTGCGCGGGGGGCGGCACCTCTTCCCGCTGCTGCCGAAGGCCTTCGAGGGCGTCCGGCAGATCGGCGTGATCGGCTGGGGGTCCCAGGGGCCGGCGCAGTCGCAGAACCTGCGCGACTCCCTGGAAGGCACAGGCATCAGGGTGAAGGTCGGGCTGCGTGACGGGTCGGAGTCCTTGGTCCATGCCCGCGAGGCCGGATTTACCGAGGACACCGGCACCCTGGGCGAGATGTTCGACGTGATCCGGGAGTCAGACATGGTGCTGCTCCTGATCTCGGACGCCGCGCAGGCGGAGCAGTACAAGCAGATTTTCGCGGCATTGAAGCCGGGGGCAACGCTGGGACTGTCGCACGGCTTCCTGCTGGGCCACATGAAGAATGTCGGCGACACCTGGCCTTCGACGGTGAACGTGATCGGCGTGTGCCCGAAGGGGATGGGGCCTTCGGTGCGGCGCCTGTACCTGCAGGGCAAGGACGTGAACGGCGCCGGCATCAACGCCAGCTTCGCCGTCGAGCAGGACATCGACGGCCGCGCGACGGACCTGGCGCTGGGCTGGTCGGTCGCGCTGGGGTCGCCCTACACGTTCATGACCACGTTGGAGTCCGAGTACAAGTCCGACATCTTCGGCGAGCGCGGCATCCTTCTCGGGGCCGTGCACGGCATCATCGAGAGCCTCTACCAGCGCTACACCAGCCAGGGGATGAGCAAGGAGGACGCGTTCCTGCACTCGGCCGAGGCGATCACGGGCCCGATCTCGCGCATCATTTCGAAGCAGGGGATCATGGGGGTCTACGAGGCAATCGGCGCCGACGGCCGGCCGGCCTTCGAGCAGGCCTACGCCGCGACCTACCCGACAGCCAAGGAGCTGCTCGAGGAGATCTACGACGAGGTCTCCAGCGGCAACGAGATCCGGAGCGTGATCCTGGCCGGGGAGCGCCTGAAGCGGCATCCGATGGGCAAGATCGACCGGACGGAGACGTGGCGAGTCGGGGAGCGAGTGCGGGCGAAGCGCGACGAGGCAAACCTGCCGCTCGACCCCTTCACGGCGGGCGTCTACATCGCCACGATGATGGCGCAGGTCGACACTCTGCTGGAGAACGGGCACCCGTACTCGGAGATCGCGAACGAGTCCGTGATTGAGTGCGTCGACTCGCTGAACCCGTACATGCACGCCCGCGGCGTGGCCTACATGGTCGATAACTGCTCGACGACGGCGCGACTGGGCTCGCGCAAGTGGGCGCCACGCTTCGACTACCTGATCACCGAGCAGGCCTACGTGCGCATCGAAGACAAGGAGCCGCTGGACCGCTCGCTACTGGAGTCGTTCAAGCAGCACCCAATCCATGAGGTGCTCGCGGTGGCGGCAGCGATGCGGCCGTCGGTGGACATCTTCGTAGAGTAA
- the pyrE gene encoding orotate phosphoribosyltransferase produces the protein MVDVEEYLRKTSALLQGHFKLASGRHSARYIEKFRIMEDPAATTALCGMIAARYREAGIEVVVGPAMGGVILAFETARQLGVRDIFTEKDASGRHVIERGFQLRPGERALVVDDVLTTGGSVRQALELVRATGAEVAGVAFLIDRSGGAVDFGVPFFACHTMSIESYDPASCPLCREGLALVET, from the coding sequence GTGGTCGACGTCGAGGAGTATCTGCGTAAGACCAGTGCCCTCTTGCAGGGCCACTTTAAGCTGGCGTCCGGGCGCCACTCCGCCCGCTACATCGAGAAGTTCCGCATCATGGAAGACCCGGCCGCTACCACGGCCCTGTGCGGCATGATCGCCGCCCGCTACCGCGAAGCTGGAATAGAGGTTGTCGTTGGCCCGGCTATGGGCGGTGTCATTCTCGCCTTCGAGACCGCGCGTCAGCTCGGAGTAAGGGACATCTTCACCGAAAAGGACGCAAGCGGGCGGCACGTGATTGAGCGCGGCTTTCAGCTGCGCCCGGGCGAGCGAGCTCTGGTGGTGGACGATGTGTTGACCACGGGGGGCAGCGTCCGCCAGGCGCTCGAGCTGGTGCGGGCGACCGGCGCCGAGGTTGCCGGCGTGGCCTTCCTGATCGACCGCAGCGGCGGCGCCGTCGACTTCGGCGTGCCCTTCTTCGCCTGTCACACCATGTCGATCGAGAGCTACGACCCGGCCTCCTGCCCTCTCTGCCGCGAAGGCCTGGCGCTGGTCGAGACGTAG
- the lepB gene encoding signal peptidase I produces MSFFRPSSSPEPDEEHAERGPEPAVIPVAAPAGPVDPFVAPFEREAPPSGQALRRVRRVGWELLQTLALAALIFFAVRAVAQNFRVEGSSMEPGLHDGQYLLVNKAIYFKINLEKLSKYLPFIDPGDKPQRFLFRAPRRGDIIVFRFPRDPNRDFIKRIIGVPGDRVRIAEGQVYVNGVALHEPYTNPGRYNMDEKVVPNGAYFVLGDNRSNSFDSHVWDFLPEENIIGQAMLSYWPLENFGGVGNRRIDLGVVRLPLP; encoded by the coding sequence ATGTCTTTCTTTCGGCCGTCATCATCCCCTGAACCCGACGAGGAACACGCAGAGCGCGGCCCGGAGCCCGCGGTGATACCCGTCGCCGCGCCAGCCGGTCCCGTCGACCCCTTCGTTGCGCCCTTCGAGCGCGAGGCGCCCCCTTCCGGGCAGGCGCTGCGCCGCGTGCGACGCGTGGGTTGGGAGCTACTTCAGACGCTCGCTCTGGCGGCCCTCATCTTCTTCGCCGTGCGCGCCGTAGCCCAGAACTTCCGGGTCGAAGGATCGAGCATGGAGCCCGGCCTTCACGATGGTCAGTACCTGCTCGTAAATAAGGCTATCTACTTCAAAATCAACCTCGAGAAGCTTTCGAAGTACTTGCCCTTCATCGACCCTGGCGATAAGCCGCAGCGCTTCCTCTTCCGCGCCCCCAGGCGCGGCGACATCATCGTCTTCCGCTTCCCGCGCGACCCGAACCGCGACTTCATCAAGCGCATCATCGGCGTGCCGGGTGACCGAGTCCGGATCGCCGAGGGGCAGGTTTACGTGAATGGTGTTGCGCTCCACGAGCCATACACCAACCCCGGCCGCTACAACATGGACGAGAAGGTGGTGCCGAACGGCGCCTACTTCGTGCTCGGCGACAACCGCAGCAACAGCTTCGATTCCCACGTCTGGGACTTCCTGCCCGAGGAGAACATCATCGGGCAGGCCATGCTGAGCTACTGGCCGCTGGAGAACTTCGGCGGCGTGGGCAACCGCAGGATAGACCTCGGCGTCGTACGCCTCCCCTTGCCTTAA
- the pheA gene encoding prephenate dehydratase has protein sequence MGERLGYLGPPGTFGEQAALRYAPDALLVPYPSNGAVILAVARGEVDAGLAPIENSLDGAVNDTLDALLQAEGVYLRAELVLPVEQCLVAAPGTSLQQVEVVMSHPSALAQCRGFLEANLPRARLEAALSTAAAVEVAARTPRAAAIGTRRAAELNGAVVLAAGIQDAKHNKTRFVVAARQDAARTGDDKTSIAFTVAHDRPGTLLGVLKEFADRKINLTRIESRPSREELGIYIFLLDMQGHRTDPEVAEALEAVRAQAFYFRMLGSYPRFIAGAEI, from the coding sequence ATGGGCGAAAGGCTAGGATACCTTGGTCCGCCGGGCACCTTCGGGGAGCAGGCTGCCCTGCGTTACGCGCCGGATGCCTTGCTGGTCCCGTATCCCTCCAATGGCGCCGTGATCCTGGCCGTGGCTCGCGGCGAAGTGGACGCGGGCCTGGCGCCGATCGAGAACAGCCTTGACGGGGCCGTGAACGACACTCTGGACGCCCTGCTTCAGGCGGAAGGCGTGTATCTGCGCGCGGAGCTTGTCCTTCCCGTGGAGCAATGTCTCGTGGCCGCCCCGGGGACCAGCCTGCAGCAGGTAGAAGTCGTGATGTCCCATCCGTCGGCCCTGGCTCAGTGCCGCGGCTTCCTGGAGGCGAACCTCCCCCGCGCTCGCCTCGAGGCGGCGCTCTCGACCGCGGCCGCGGTCGAGGTGGCGGCGCGGACGCCGCGCGCCGCCGCCATCGGCACCAGGCGCGCCGCGGAGCTGAACGGCGCTGTCGTTCTTGCCGCCGGGATCCAGGACGCGAAACACAACAAGACCCGCTTCGTCGTCGCGGCCCGCCAGGACGCAGCCCGCACCGGTGACGACAAGACGTCGATAGCCTTCACGGTGGCCCACGACCGGCCTGGCACCCTGCTGGGCGTGCTCAAGGAGTTCGCGGACCGCAAGATCAACCTCACCCGAATCGAAAGCCGGCCCTCGCGCGAGGAGCTGGGTATCTACATCTTCCTCCTCGATATGCAGGGGCACAGGACAGACCCCGAGGTTGCCGAGGCGCTCGAGGCCGTGCGGGCGCAGGCTTTCTACTTCCGTATGCTCGGCTCTTACCCTCGCTTCATCGCCGGGGCGGAGATATAG
- a CDS encoding TrkA family potassium uptake protein, giving the protein MFVVVAGAGKVGFHLARALVPDHEVLVIEIDPSRADYVGEELGEEVVMQGDACDAATMERAGMERADMVVAATGDDEDNLTFCQIAKAKFNVPRAVARINNPQNEGLFKQLGIDATVSATSLIMAHIEQELPWRGLIPLLMLRSHGLEIVEVRIPSDAAVVGRNLRSLLLPHGSLIVLVIDQGGTPHLPSAETVVQAEDILIALTNIDSEEALRAALTSPP; this is encoded by the coding sequence ATGTTCGTCGTCGTCGCCGGTGCAGGGAAGGTCGGGTTTCACCTCGCCCGGGCGCTCGTGCCCGATCACGAGGTGCTGGTCATCGAGATCGACCCGTCGCGCGCCGACTACGTCGGCGAGGAGCTGGGAGAAGAAGTGGTCATGCAGGGGGACGCCTGCGACGCCGCAACCATGGAGCGCGCCGGCATGGAGCGCGCCGACATGGTGGTGGCGGCGACCGGCGACGACGAGGACAACCTGACCTTCTGTCAGATCGCCAAGGCGAAGTTCAACGTGCCCCGGGCGGTCGCGCGCATCAACAACCCCCAGAACGAGGGCCTCTTCAAGCAGCTCGGTATCGACGCGACGGTCTCGGCAACTTCGCTGATCATGGCGCACATCGAGCAGGAGCTGCCCTGGCGGGGCCTCATTCCCCTCCTCATGCTGCGCAGCCACGGCCTCGAGATCGTGGAGGTCCGCATACCGTCGGATGCGGCCGTCGTCGGCCGCAATCTCCGCTCGCTGCTGCTGCCTCACGGCTCGCTGATCGTCCTCGTAATCGACCAGGGCGGCACGCCTCACCTGCCCAGCGCCGAGACTGTCGTGCAGGCGGAGGACATCCTCATCGCCCTGACGAACATCGACAGCGAAGAAGCGCTGCGCGCCGCTCTCACCTCACCGCCCTGA
- a CDS encoding TrkA family potassium uptake protein, giving the protein MFVIIMGCGRLGAQLAVMLEDQGHEVTILDLDKYAFDHLPPGFKGRKFLGDGTDQDTLRRAGAERADAFISATRGDNRNALAAQVAKHVFHIKRVGSVIFDPIREEVYRELGLSTINPTRIEASLLMEAVMKAPVD; this is encoded by the coding sequence ATGTTCGTCATCATCATGGGCTGCGGCCGCCTGGGCGCCCAACTTGCCGTGATGCTAGAGGACCAGGGGCATGAGGTGACGATCCTGGACCTCGATAAATACGCCTTCGACCACCTTCCCCCTGGGTTCAAGGGCCGGAAGTTTCTCGGTGACGGCACCGACCAGGACACCCTCCGGCGCGCGGGCGCGGAGCGCGCCGACGCCTTCATCTCGGCGACTCGCGGCGATAACCGCAATGCCCTCGCTGCCCAGGTCGCGAAGCACGTCTTCCACATCAAGCGCGTCGGCAGCGTGATCTTCGACCCGATCCGTGAGGAGGTCTACCGGGAACTGGGCCTCAGCACGATCAACCCGACGAGGATAGAGGCCTCCCTGCTCATGGAGGCCGTCATGAAAGCCCCAGTGGATTAG